One region of Triticum aestivum cultivar Chinese Spring chromosome 6B, IWGSC CS RefSeq v2.1, whole genome shotgun sequence genomic DNA includes:
- the LOC123134432 gene encoding uncharacterized protein translates to MAALSSCRTAMATLLRWLWFRLSGPSKKAGMALRIPRLLRHAAPIKESPWPDLPPELLGLVLVRTLSHSDRVHIRAVCHSWRSSAQLQPPPPLLPWFAFRDGTFLSLADGTVHRLPVPGYNDVSYRVSTGSMFFLVHEHGHQEGRWCSLMDPFSGEITPLPINPGHLDLRNLRDIRKVVPGRVVAVLTRTKRNSKNVTVFAGGPQGTMTMEWAPPVNSHAADIATFQGKLYVLTAERDHQPELHVLDVGDEGIRSVQRIGGTPRDDGEVYQFYYYLVPSGSRLLLVRRIADAEPVGVTRFDVFQAVDLSGGRGRWSRVDTLMGHALFVSQSCSRSALADGQSCGGAREDCIYFMSELVGIGNIPQDFLHSGVYNLKEQTVARLPYETSALSVAGLWGPWSPNLAFPARSLS, encoded by the coding sequence ATGGCAGCGCTTTCTAGCTGCAGGACGGCGATGGCGACCCTGCTTCGGTGGCTCTGGTTCCGCCTCAGTGGACCAAGCAAGAAGGCAGGGATGGCGCTCCGGATCCCGCGGCTGCTTCGACACGCTGCGCCCATCAAGGAATCGCCATGGCCGGACCTCCCGCCGGAGCTGCTGGGCCTGGTGCTCGTGCGCACGCTGTCCCACTCCGACCGCGTCCACATTCGGGCAGTCTGCCACTCGTGGCGCTCCAGCGCGCAGCTGCAGCCACCGCCCCCGCTGCTCCCGTGGTTCGCCTTCCGCGACGGCACCTTCCTCAGCCTCGCTGACGGCACGGTCCACCGCCTGCCCGTCCCCGGTTACAACGACGTCTCCTACCGCGTGTCCACCGGCAGCATGTTCTTCCTGGTGCACGAGCACGGCCATCAAGAAGGCAGGTGGTGCTCCCTGATGGACCCTTTCTCCGGGGAGATCACCCCTCTCCCGATCAACCCCGGCCACCTGGACCTCAGGAATTTACGAGACATCCGCAAGGTGGTGCCCGGTCGCGTCGTCGCCGTCTTGACCAGAACCAAGAGGAACTCCAAGAACGTCACCGTCTTCGCCGGTGGGCCACAGGGGACCATGACCATGGAGTGGGCGCCGCCTGTGAACAGCCATGCCGCTGACATTGCCACCTTCCAGGGGAAACTCTACGTCCTCACCGCAGAACGTGATCATCAGCCGGAGCTCCATGTCCTGGACGTCGGTGACGAGGGCATCAGGTCTGTCCAACGCATCGGCGGCACGCCAAGGGATGACGGTGAGGTGTATCAGTTCTACTACTACCTCGTCCCGTCGGGCAGTCGGCTGCTGCTGGTGAGACGGATCGCCGACGCGGAACCCGTCGGTGTGACGCGCTTCGACGTCTTCCAGGCGGTGGACCTGAGCGGCGGCCGTGGACGGTGGAGCAGGGTCGACACATTGATGGGGCATGCTCTCTTCGTCAGCCAAAGCTGCTCTCGCTCGGCGCTTGCCGACGGCCAGTCGTGCGGGGGAGCTCGAGAAGACTGCATCTACTTCATGAGCGAGCTGGTCGGAATCGGTAATATTCCCCAGGATTTTCTCCACTCCGGTGTGTACAACCTGAAAGAGCAGACAGTGGCGCGGCTGCCCTATGAGACATCGGCATTGTCGGTTGCTGGATTATGGGGCCCGTGGTCTCCAAATCTGGCTTTTCCCGCCCGAAGTTTGAGTTAA